The genomic segment ACCGCCTCGTCGAGTCGCATCAGGCACGAGGCAAGATCACGCTCATCCCCTGAGAGACGGGGAAGCCTGCGCGTCTGCTCTACGCTGGAGGGCATGACTGAACTTCGCTGGGGAATTCTCGCTACGGGCGGCATCGCTCACGCCTTCGCGTCCGATCTGCGCACTGCCGGCCTCGACCTGGTCGCCGTCGGCTCGCGCTCCCAGGAGTCCGCCGACGCGTTCGCTGCGGAGTTCGAGATCCCGCGCGCACACGCATCCTACGAAGCGCTCGCCGCCGACCCCGACGTCGACATCATCTACGTCTCGACTCCGCACCCCATGCACCACGCAGGGGCCAAGCTCGCCCTTGAGAACGGCAAGCACGTCCTCGTCGAGAAGGCGTTCACCGTCAACCGCGCAGAGGCCGAGGAACTCCGACAGCTGGCCGCCGACCGCGGCCTTCTCGTCATGGAGGCGATGTGGACCCGGTACCTCCCGCATATGGTGCGCATCCGCGAGATCATCGCGGAGGGCACGCTGGGCGAGATCCGCGTGGTCACCGCCGACCACACCCAGAAGATCAGCGACGACCCCGCGCACCGGCTCAATGCCCTCGAGCTCGGCGGCGGCGCGCTGCTGGACCTCGGCATCTACCCGATCTCGTTCATCTGGGACGTGCTCGGAGCCCCCGAGACCGTCACCGCGTCCGCCCGCCTGGCCGACACGGGCGCCGACGCCGAGGTCGCCACGATCATGACCCACGCCGGTGGCGCCGTCTCGACGAGCGTGTCCTCGTCGCGGGCCGCCGGTCCCAACGCCGCCGCCGTCATCGGCACGGACGCGCGGATCGAGATCGACCGGGTCTGGTACGCGCCCACATCCTTCCGTGTCGTCGCACCGAACGGCGACGTGCTCGAGAGCTACGAGTCCGACATCGACGGACGCGGCATGCAGTACCAGGCGCTCGCGGCCGAGCGGCTCGTGCGCGACGGCATCCTGGAGGGCGACATCCTCCCCATCGCCGAGAGCGTCGCGATCATGGGCACCCTCGATGAGATCCGGGCGCAGATCGGCGTCCGCTACCCGAGCGAGGAGGGCCTCGATGCCTGACCCCCAGGACCCACGCGTCGCGGTCTATCTCGACTTCGACAACATCGTCATCTCCTGGTACGACCGCGTCCACGGCCGCAACGCCTATAGCAAGGACCGCCAGCGGATCGCGGACGACCCCCACGACCCCGAGGTCTCCGCGCGTCTCAAGGACGCGATGATCGAGGTCGGAGCCATCATCGACTACGCGGCGTCCTTCGGAACGCTCGTGCTGACGAGGGCGTACGCCGACTGGTCGTCCCCGGTCAACGCCGAGTACCGTTCGCAGCTCGTCGCGCGCGCCGTCGACCTCGTGCAGTTGTTCCCCGCAGCGGCATATGCGAAGAACGGTGCCGACATCCGGCTCGCAGTGGATGCCGTGGAGGACATGTTCCGCCTCTCCGACCTCACGCACGTGGTGCTCGTCGCCGGCGACAGCGACTACGTCCCGCTGGCGCAGCGGTGCAAGCGGCTCGGTCGCTACGTCATCGGCGTCGGGGTCGCCGGGTCGACGGCGAAGTCCCTCGCCGCCGCCTGCGACGAGTTCGAGTCCTACGACTCACTGCCCGGTGTCGCACGACCCGTCTCCAAGAAGGTCGCGCCGGCACCGTCGGCGGAGCCCGAGGAGGACGCGCCGGTCAAGACGAGGGCGGCAAGTCGCAGTCGCGCGAAGAAGGCCCCCAAGTCGGCGGACGTCGACACCGCACAGCCCACCGAGCAGGACGAGGCCACCGCACTGCTGCAGCGCGCGCTGCGCCTCGGTCATGACAAGGCGGACGCCGACGAGTGGCTGCACAGCTCGGCGGTGAAGACGCACATGCGGCGCATGGACCCGTCCTTCAGCGAGAAGGCCCTCGGCTACCGCTCGTTCTCGGATTTCCTGAAGTCGCGCGAGCAGATCGCCGAGCTCGAGGAGACCGGCCACGAGCGTCTCGTCAGGTTGCGCGAGAGCTGACCTTCTCACCACGGACGGCACGCAGCGCCGGCTCCAGCTCCGGGTGCGCGAATCGGTAGCCGGCGTCGAGGAGCACCTGCGGGGCGACCCAACGGCTCTTGAGGAGCAGCTCGGGTTCCACCCGCAGCACCCACATCGCCGGTTCCAGCATGAATCGCCATGCCGGCATCCCGATCGGCATCCCCACGACGCGACGAAGTGTGGCCATCAGCGTGCGGTTGTCCGTCTGCGTCGGTGCCGACATGTTGACGGCCCCGTGGATGGACGGTGTGTCCCTGATGAACCGAATCGCACCGACGAAGTCGTCGACGTGGATCCAGCTGAACTTCTGCCGCCCCTTGGATCGCACCCACATCGGCTGGTGCGGTTCGGTGGGATGAGGGCCGATGCCGCGGTAGCGACGGTGCGGGAACCACCATCCGTCGAACTGCGGGCCGCCGAGCCCGAAGCGGGCGAGACGGAAGAACACGCGCGTGGCCGGTCCGTCACCGAGCACGATGGTGGTGCGCAGGGCGACGCGGCGAGTGGCAGGAAGGTCCGCACGGAACAGCTCCGCCTCCCACGTCCGTGCGACGTCGGGAGAGAAACCGGTGTCCACTGCCTCGTCGGCCTCCGTCTGGGGGCGATCGAGCGCGTACCGGTAGACGGTCGCACTGCTCGCGTTCATCCACACGGCCGGCGGTCGGGCGGACTGCGCGATGGCGTCGCTGAGAGCCCTCGTCGTATCGACGCGCGATCGGAGGATCTCGTCGCGGTTGGCCGTGGTGTACCGGCAGTCGACGCTCTTGCCGGCGAGGCCGACGACGAGGTCCGCGCCGTCCACGACGCGGAGCACCGAGGCGGGATCATCCCACCGCGCGTCGGGTCCCGTGCGTCCGATCACACGGACGTCGTATCCCTCGGCCTCCAGCGCCTTCTTCAGGGAGGTGCCGAGGAACCCGGTACCGCCCCCGATGACCGCGAGCCTGCTGGGGGCGGACATCAGCCTTCCTCCCTCTTGCGCTTGGCGATCTCCTCGCGCAGCCGCCATTCCTCGATCTCACGGTCGAGGTCCGCGATCTGCTGCTCGGTCGTCCGCGTGTCCGTCGGTGCTGCGCGCTGCGGAGCGGTCGGTGTCGCCCTCGAGGGACGGCCGGATCCGCGTGCCATCCTCGGCATCGTCACACCGCCGGCGTACTCGCGACCGAGAGCGAACCACAGGATGCCGCCGATGAGCGGGAGCAGGACGACGAGGATCACCCAGACCAGCTTCGGGAGGTGCTTCACCTGCGAGTCATCGCGCCGGATGATGTCCACGAGGGCTCCGATCATCAGAGCGAGGACGATGAGCGAGAGGAACGGCATGCCCTCAGCGTAGACGAGGGATGGTTTGATGAGCAGGTGTCGTTTCTTCATCCTCCAGCCCCTATACTCTTGACCGGCCGGCTGGTCGAGCTGCGCCCCCTGGACCGCGCACACCTCGACGGGCTCGTCGAGGCCGTGAGCGAAGGCGACCTCTGGCAGACCGCCTGGTACACGTCGGTCCCCGCACCGGACGGCGTCGCGGACGAGATCGAGCGTCGCCTCGCCCTGCAGGAAAAGGGCGAGATGGTGCCGTTCACGGCCGTCGATCACGCGGGCCGCATTCTCGGCATGACGTCCTTCTACGATCTCGACGACACGGTGCCCCGGCTGCACATCGGCTACACATGGAACCGACCGTCCGCCCACGGGACCGGCACCAACGCCGAATCCAAGCTGCTGCTGATGACGCACGCGTTCGAGACCCTCGGAGTCTTCCGTGTCGGTCTGACGACCCAGTGGGTGAACCTGCAGTCACGCGCCGCGATCGAGCGGCTTGGCGCGAAGCAGGACGGCGTGATGCGCGCCATGTCGCGCTATCGCAACGGCGCGCTGCGCGACTCCGTCGAGTACTCCGTGATCGAGCCGGAGTGGCCCGCCGTGAAGGCCACCCTGCAGGCGCGCCTCGCGCGGCACTCCTGACGTGTAGCGTTTCCCGCGCGATCCCGAAAGCCCCTCCGGATGCCGCGGCGCCGCGGTTATCGTTCCGGGATGGACACGCAACTGACCGCACTCATGATCAACTGCACCCTCAAGCCGTCTCCGGCAGAATCCAGTTCGGATGTGCTGGGTCGTCAGATCCTCTCGGCATTGGCCGGTCACGGCGTCGGCGTGGACAGCATCCGCGCCGTCGACCATGACATCCGCCCTGGCGTGGAGACCGACATGGGTGACGGCGACGAGTGGCCGGCGCTTCGCGAACGCGTGCTGGACGCTGACATCATCGTCTTCATGACCCCGACATGGCTCGGACAGCACTCCAGTGTCGCCCAGCGCGTCCTGGAGCGACTGGATGCCGAGCTCAGCGAGACCGACGACGAGGGCCGCCCGATCCTGTTCGACAAGGTCGCCATCGCCGGAGTGGTCGGCAATGAGGATGGCGCGCACCACATCACCGGCATCCTCTACCAGTCACTGAGCGACGTCGGCTTCACGATTCCTGCGCAGGGCTGCGTGTACTGGAACGGCGAAGCGATGCAGGGCACCGATTACAAGGACCTGCCACGCACTCCCGATACGGTCGCGCAGACCACGAGCACCGCAGCGGCGAACGCTGTTCACCTCGCGGAGCTGCTCCACGAACGGCGGTACCCGTCTTCCTGACCGGGAGGCAGGTCAGGGAAGCCGGTGCCCGGCGGCGAGGAAGAGCTCGTACCACTCCGGGCGCGTGAGCTCGACGTCGGCGCCGGCCGCGGCGTCGCGCACGCGCTCGGGAGTCGTCGTTCCGAGGACCACCTGCATCTTCGCCGGATGCCGCGTGATCCACGCCGTCGCGATGGCGATCGGGGGGACGTCGTACTTCTCCGCCAGGCGGTCGATCACCGCGTTGAGCTCGGGGTAGTCGGGATTGCCGAGGAAGACTCCGTTGAAGAACCCTGCCTGGAACGGCGACCATGCCTGGACGGTGATGCCGTTGATCCGGCAGTAGTCGACGATCCCGCCGCCGTCGCGCTCGATGCTCTGCTGCTCGCCGGCCATGTTCATGGTGATCGGCTGCGCGATCATCGGGGCGTGCGTGATCGACAGCTGGAGCTGGTTGGCGACCAGCGGCTGCGTCACCGCGGTGCGGAGGAGATCGATCTGGCGCGGGGTGTGGTTGGAGACGCCGAAGGCCCGCACCTTCCCGGCTGCGGCGAGTTCGTCGAACGCTCTGGCGACCTCGTCGGGTTCGACCAGGGCGTCCGGCCGATGCAGGAGGAGCACGTCGATGTAGTCCGTGCGCAGCGCGCGCAGCGAACCCTCGACCTGGGTGATGATGTGCTCGTACGAGAAGTCGAACATCTTCCCGGGAACGATCCCGCACTTCGTCTGCAGAGTGATCTCGGATCGCTCAGCACCGCTGAGGTTCAGTGCCTGGCCGAAGCGCTCCTCGCAGGCGTGCATGCGCCCGCCGTAGATGTCCGCGTGATCGAAGAAGTCGATGCCCGCGTCGCGAGCGGTCTGATACAGGTCGCGGATCTGCGCATCATCCTTGTCGATGATGCGCATCATTCCGGCGATGACAGCAGGGGCCTCGGCCGAGCCGAACGGTACGGAGCGCATGATCGGTCTCAGTTGGTCGCGGGGCCGCCATCCCAGTTGTTCGAGCGACGGGTGGCACCCCCGCGGTCGGCGCGCATGATCCAGGCCATCGAGAGGCAGAAGAGGGCGAGGCCCGCGCAGAAGAGCAGCGCTTCGAAACCGACGATGTCGTGCGAGATGCCCATCACCCACATTCCGCCGATGAACAAGACCAAGAAGATGATGAAGCTGAGAATCACGGCTGCCTCCTGTTGTGAATGCTCTGTCCAGGATAGTCGGACGCCCCGACTGTCCGTGCCGCTTCAGCTCCGCAGCGGAACCCGCACGTCGCCGCCCGCTTCCTCCGACAGGCGCTCCCCCATCTGTACGACGGTCGGGTCGCCGACGAACCCTCCGGCGAACAGCGCCTGGCCCTGCGTGAAGTCCTTCGCCCGGCGGATGGATTCCTCCGGAGCGAATCCGAACACGGCCGCGAGCTCTGCGAGGTCCCGCGGCGCGTTGACCCTCATCAGGCCGAGGTTGTCGCACTGCGACAGCACGTTGGGATGGATCTTCGTCGGCCGTTGCGTGGAGAGGAACAGCCAGAGCCCGAACTTGCGCCCCTCCGCGGCGATCTGGATGAGTTGCGCTGTGAGCGCGCGCTCGACGGCCGTCGCCGGCTCCGGGGAGCAGAGGTTGTGCGCCTCGTCGATCACGATCAGGATCGGGCGGCGCTCCTCGCGCCTGGCCCAGAGCTGTTCGAGGACGGCCAGGGCGGCCACGCGCGGTTCGGCGGGGTGGTCGAATCCGCCGAGATCGAGCACCGTCGCGCGAGGACGCTCGGCGATGACATCCACCACGGAGGAGGACCCGCGCGACCACAGGTCCCACTCCAGCACCTGCAGGTTCTCCATGCGGTTGGCCAGCCGCGTGCGGACGGGGTCGCCGCTCGCGCGCAGCGCCCTGACCATCGAGGCCGCGTCGAACTGCGCAGCAGTGGCCGCGCCGTGACCGAACGCCTCCTCCTCCAGGTGCAGGAGGGCGTTGTATTCCTCGGCGTCCGCGATCGGGTCGATCTGCAGCACGGCGGCCTTGGCGGCGGGAGAGAGATCGACGTAGCGGGTGTGCAGGCCCTCCCCCTCAGAGTCGCCCGAACGGAAGACGCGCATGTCGAGTTCGCTCCAGCGCGCAGCATCCTCCGGCGCCGCCGTCGCCCGCGGCTCCCGCAATCGCACGAAGTCCGCGTTGGGGTCGAGGATGAGTATCGGCAGTTCCGTCTCGAGCAGCAACTGCTCCAGCACGACGCCGAGGGCGTAGGTCTTGCCGCTCCCGCTCTGACCGCACCAGAACGTATGCCGATTGAACTTTCGCGCGTCGAGTCGCGCGGGCGTTCCCGGTGCTTCGAGTACCTCGCCGACGGTCAGAGCTGTCATGGTGTCCTTTCGCTGTGGTTCCACATTGCCCTGTTCCTGCGCTCGGGCAAAGTCGCGCGGCGCGACACGAAGAGATGCGACACAGGGCAAAGCGACGGACCGCGACACCCGTCATGATGATGGCATGACGATCTTCCCCGCCACGGTGTCATTCGAGAACTTCGCCCGCATCGAGAGCGAACGCATGTTCGCCGGCATCGCCGCCGCGGCAGGTTCGTCCAACGTGTGGAACCACTTCCGCGTCCCGACCCCCGTCGATGCGCAGACGGTGATCCGCATGAACCGCGACACTCTGTACAGCGCAGCGATCATCGACGTCTCCGAGGGCGCGACCATCACGCTGCCTGAGGCAGCGGGTCGATACATCTCGATCATGCTGGTCAACCAGGATCACTTCATCAACCGCGTGCTGCACGACGCCGGGACCTATGAGCTCACGGCCGCAGACCTCGGGAGCGATTTCGTGTGCGCGGCCGCGCGCATCCTCGTCGACCCGGAGGATCCGGCGGACGTCGCAGAGGTGAATCGTCTGCAGGACCTGCTCGCGCTCACCTCGGTCCGCGGACAGCAGTTCGCTCCCGCGCCATACGATCCCGATTCGTTCACCCAGACGCGCGCGGCGCTGTTGGTGCTCGCCAAGGGTCTGAGCGGACTGGCGCGGTGCTTCGGCCGTCGCGAGGACGTCGATCCCATCCGTCATCTGCTGGGTTCCGCCTCCGCGTGGGGCGGACTGCCCGAGTCGGAGGCCTCCTACATCAACGTCGAGCCCGGGCTCCCTGTCGGGGAGTACACGCTCTCCGTGGGCGAGGTCCCCGTGGACGGTTTCTGGTCCGTGTCGCTGTACAACGCGGAAGGATACTTCGAGCCCAACGATCTCGGCGCGTACAGCGTCAACAGCGTCACCGGCATCCCCGATGAGGACGGCTCGATCAGCATCCGCTTCGGCGGCGACCCTGCGGCGCCCAACCACCTGCCACTGACGGAGGGGTGGAACTACCTCGTGCGCCTGTACCGCCCACGCCCGGAGGTTCTCGACGGAACGTGGTCATTCCCCACGATCTCGGGTCGATGAGGTCTCGCCGTCGCCGACGGGCGGTCGTGCAGGCTCCTGTCGGTCTAATCTGTGGACATGCCCTCTCGTTTCTCTCTGACTCGCGCCATGACGACGGAGGAAGGCGTCTACGGTCTGATCCTCGTCTCCGGCCTCATCGCGGCGTCCGGAAGCGCGGGGGCGCCGGCATGGAAGACGCTCGTCTTCACGGCGGTGACGGTCCTCGTGTTCTGGATCGCGCACGTGTACGCGGGGGCTGTCGCGATGCACGGTTCGCCGTCCGCCGCAGGAACGCCGGTGTCGATACGCGAGGCCACGCGCTCTGCTGTGCGGAAGTCCCGCGGCCTGCTCGCCGCGACGCTCGCGCCTGCGGCGGCGCTGATGTTCGGCGCCGTCGGGCTCATCGGCGATGTCGCTGCGACGTGGACGGCGATGTGGGTGTGCGTGTCCGTTCTCGCGGTGCTGGGATACGTCGCATACCGCCGCAAAGGCGCTCCGATGTGGGTGCGTCTGATCGGCGCGGTGTCGACCGCCTCGTTCGGTATCGTCATCATCATCGCGAAGGCCATCGTCACGCACTGACGGCACGTTCTCAGACGGACGTCACGGACGGATGCTGACGAGCAGACGCTCCAGCGCGGCGTGTGCCTGGCGCCTCGCCGCGGCAGGGTCGGAGTGCTGAGCGATCCAGAGGGCTGCTTCGTTCATCGCACCGGAGAGCAGCACCGCTGTCGCCTCGAGCCGATCGCTGGCGATGCCGATACTGCGCAGCGCGTCGCGCAGATGTGCGGCCGAGTTCTCCGCATCCAGACGCCGCCATTCCTCCCACCCGATGACTGATGGCGCATCGGTGAGCAGGATCTGCACCGCCGGGCCGGTCGTGATCGCATCGAGGAACGCGCGTGACCCCGCCTGCAGTCGTTCCAGGGCATCCTCACCGGCGGCCTCAGCAGCGCGCGTGACAGCCTCAGCGACGTCGAGCTGGAGCTTCGTGGCAACAGCCAGGAACAGACCCGCCTTGTTGTCGTAGTGATGGTAGACGGCTCCGCGTGTGACGCCGGTCGCCCGCGCCACATCATCCACCGACACGGCGCCGAAGCCGCGAGAGGCGAACAGGCCGGTCGCCGTCGAGAGAAGCTGCTGGGCGGTGATGGCGGCGGCGGCGGCCGAGGCGCGAGGCATCATGCTTCCTTTACGTACACAGTGTATGTATTCTGAGCTTTACATACACATTGTACGTATAAGGAGAGAGAAATGACCGCCACCGGCTTCTACCCCGTTCTCATGTCCGACGACGTTGCTGCCGCATCCTCGTTCTACCGCGAAGCACTCGGATTCGCCGTCGTGTTCGAGTCCGATTGGTACGTGAGCCTGCGCCTCGGCGCGTTCGAGTTGGCGATCCTCGACCACCGCCACATGACCGTCCCCGAGGGCTATCGGACCACTCCGCGAGGCGTCATCGTCAACCTCGAGGTCGACGATGTGGATGTCGTGCACCATCACCTCACCCAGGAGATCGGACTGGACCCACTCCTCAGCATCCGCGACGAGGCGTTCGGCCAGCGCCACTTCATCGTGGCCGCTCCGGACGGCGTCCTGCTCGATGTCATCCAACCGATCCCGCCGTCAGAGGCGTACGCGGCAGCGTACGCCGAGGCATGAGAACCGACCCGCGGCGTAGGGTGGTGCGACGGAGGTCGATCATGAAGCGTTCACTCGGGTGGTTTCTTCCCTTCTTCGTCATCACCGTGGCATCAGGCGCCGCTCTGATCCTGTTGACGCCCGGCGCCGTCGACTCCGCGGCCTCTTCGCCGGTGTGGGCGATGTCAGCGCTCGGTGCAGTGTTCGCCGCCAGTGCGTTCGTCGCCTGGAAGGTACGCCCGGAACTGACGCCGGCGGAGTGAGCGACCTGCCGACGCACTGATCGCGGCGTCCAGTAGTCGACGACGGGCCGCGGTCTCGCCTGGGACGATCAGCGCCGAGCAGGAGACGGGGTCACTTGGATCAGCGGTTCGCGGCGGCAGTTACCGCCCCAGGCGAAAAGAACTGGCCCCACCGAGAACGTCGGTGGGGCCAGTTCGATCAGTCGCATGACGACCGTGGGATCAGCAGCGATGTGCGCCCTTTTGATAAGTGACGCACATCGGTTGCAGTTGGCTCAAGACCCTGCTGGGGTCAATGAACGCCGCTCCATCGTCGATTCGTCGCAGTAGTTGGCGCGGTGCGGATGCGTCGAGGATCAGACGAGCGTCACCATGAGCTCTTCCACGCGTGCCCTGATGTCGTCTCGGACGCCGCGAACAACGTCGATGGGTTGCCCGGCGGGGTCGGTGAGTTCCCAGTCCTCGTACCGCTTGCCGGGAAAGATCGGGCAAGCGTCGCCACAACCCATCGTGATCACGACGTCCGCGACACGTACGGCGTCGGTGGTGAGGATCTGCGGAACTGCGGCAGCGATGTCGATGCCTTCTTCGGCCATGACCTCGACCGCCGTGGGGTTCACGGACTCCCCAGGCGCGCTGCCTGCCGAGAAGACATCGATGCGGTCGCCCGCCAGGGCCCGCAAGTAGCCGGCGGCGATCTGGGATCGTCCGGCATTGTGGACACAAACGAACAGAACAGCGGGTTTGGCGGTGTCAGTCACGGTTCTTCGCGATCGGGATCAGACGGTGGTCGCGGTACGGCCGAGCTGGATCAGTTGTTTCGGCGGTGCACAGCATGCTCCCCCGAGGCTCGCTCCGGTGGAGTCGAACAAGCCGGCACCCCCGCACACCCCGGTGTCGGGGAGGACAAGCTCGACGCGTGCGGCGGCTTCGTAGTCTCCGGAGAGCTCAGCGATGACGGAACGTACCTGCTCATAGCCTGTCATCGCGAGGAACGTTGGGGCTCGCCCGTACGACTTCGCGCCGACGAGGTAGAAGTTCTTCTCCGGGTGGGCGAGATCTCGTGCGCCAGTGGCGGCGACCGACCCACACGAGTGAATGTTCGGGTCCACCTCGGCTGCGATCCGCGTGGGGGCTTCAAGCGTGGGATCCAGGCCCAAACGCAGCTCGGACAAGAAGGACAGGTCGGGACGGAACCCGGTAAGGATGGCGACGTGATCGGCAGCAGGAAGAGAACGCCCATCCTCGCTGGTAAGGACGACACGATCGCCGTCCTGGGATACGCGTTCGATCCGGAACCCGGTGACGAGATCAATCAGGCCGGCCTCGACGAACTCCTTTGCGGTCGAGCCGAGTCGACCGCGGGCGGGAAGCTCGTCTGCATCGCCTCCCCCGAATGTGTTGCCCACGGAGCCGCGCCGCAGCACCCAAGTGATCTTCGTGTCCGGCTCTCGGCGCGCAATACGCGCGAGCGCAATCACCGCCGTCACCGCCGAATGCCCGGAACCGACGACCACACTGTGCATACCCGCGTACTTCTTGCTTTCGCGATAGTCGGGAATCCGGTAGTCAAGAACATCGACCGCGGACTTCTCCCCCATGGCAGGCAACCCGTCCGCTCCGGCGGGATTGGGCGTCGACCACGTGCCCGACGCATCGATCACCGCACGCGCATCGAGCCGATACTCATCACCGCCCGCGTCGACGTGCACAGTGAACGGCTGTTCGTCCCGACCGGCATCCACGAGCCGGTCTCGCCCCCTCCGGGAGACGCCAACCACGCGCGAGCCGTACCGAATGCGATCACCAAGCACGGCTGAGAGCGGTGCAAGGTAGGCGCTGATCCATTGCGCACCGGTCGGGTATCCGGCGGTCGGAGCGGTCCATCCCGAGGGTTCGAGAAGACGCGCAGCCGCCTGGTCGACGAGCTCTCCCCACTCGGAGAACAGGCGCACGTGACCCCACTCCGACACGGCCGACGCTGCAGTCGCGCCAGCTTCGAGGACGACCACCGACTGCCCCCGCTCCACGAGATGCGCCGCGGCAGCGAGCCCCTGCGGACCCGCACCGATCACAACGACAGGAAGTTCGGCGGGCATGGCGTCCTCCATAGATCGACAACTATCAATGTGACAATGCTGTTCGACACATCGACAGATGTCAATACGACGTGAGACAATCGCATTATGACGATCGAGCTCCCACTGCTGAATCAGGAAGATTCGACGTGCTGCGCTCCCGCCACCGGTGCGGCGATTGCCTCTGACGACGCGGAGTACATCGCTCGCACGTTTAAAGCACTGAGCGACCCGACCCGCGTTCGTCTGCTGTCGATGATCGGCGCCACTCCCTCGGGAGAGGCATGTATCTGTGACCTCACCGCGCCTGTGGGACTATCGCAGCCCACGGTCTCCCACCACATGAAGCAACTCGTCGACGCGGGCCTCGTCGAGCGCGAGCAGCGCGGCCGCTGGGCCTACTTCCGACTAGTCGACGGAGCCCTCCAGCGCGCAATCGCTGACCTTCCTTTGTGAAGGCGTTGCGCTCCGGGGCCCCAGCCCGCCGTCATCGGTTCGGGGAAACGGCGAGCTGACCCGCCGAGATTGTGTCCGCCGAAACGACGAATCGCGCCGCCCGGTTCCTCAAGTTCTCACTTGGAAACCGGACGACGCGAGTCACGGTGTCGTATATGACGACCGTGGGATCAGTGGTACTGCCTTATCTATGTCGGGTGGCATCATCAATTCATGACCTCTGCGCCGCGTATCTACCGGTTCCGTGTAGAGGACCCCGCGACCGCGCCGAAGATGACGCCGCGGCAGCAGTCGTTCTACACCAAGCACTTCCTGCCCCGTTTCGACGCCGGCGATCCCATCGACGTCGGCAAGGAGGACGGCTACCGGTGGGTGCTGCTCCATGAGATCCTCACCCAGAGCCGGGCGGATCTTCCCGCGGCGATCGAACAGATGGCGCGACTGTCAGCGACCGGCTTCTCCCCTGCC from the Microbacterium ginsengiterrae genome contains:
- a CDS encoding arsenate reductase ArsC, producing MTDTAKPAVLFVCVHNAGRSQIAAGYLRALAGDRIDVFSAGSAPGESVNPTAVEVMAEEGIDIAAAVPQILTTDAVRVADVVITMGCGDACPIFPGKRYEDWELTDPAGQPIDVVRGVRDDIRARVEELMVTLV
- a CDS encoding TetR/AcrR family transcriptional regulator, producing the protein MPRASAAAAAITAQQLLSTATGLFASRGFGAVSVDDVARATGVTRGAVYHHYDNKAGLFLAVATKLQLDVAEAVTRAAEAAGEDALERLQAGSRAFLDAITTGPAVQILLTDAPSVIGWEEWRRLDAENSAAHLRDALRSIGIASDRLEATAVLLSGAMNEAALWIAQHSDPAAARRQAHAALERLLVSIRP
- a CDS encoding ArsR/SmtB family transcription factor; amino-acid sequence: MTIELPLLNQEDSTCCAPATGAAIASDDAEYIARTFKALSDPTRVRLLSMIGATPSGEACICDLTAPVGLSQPTVSHHMKQLVDAGLVEREQRGRWAYFRLVDGALQRAIADLPL
- a CDS encoding VOC family protein yields the protein MTATGFYPVLMSDDVAAASSFYREALGFAVVFESDWYVSLRLGAFELAILDHRHMTVPEGYRTTPRGVIVNLEVDDVDVVHHHLTQEIGLDPLLSIRDEAFGQRHFIVAAPDGVLLDVIQPIPPSEAYAAAYAEA
- a CDS encoding NAD(P)-binding domain-containing protein gives rise to the protein MPAELPVVVIGAGPQGLAAAAHLVERGQSVVVLEAGATAASAVSEWGHVRLFSEWGELVDQAAARLLEPSGWTAPTAGYPTGAQWISAYLAPLSAVLGDRIRYGSRVVGVSRRGRDRLVDAGRDEQPFTVHVDAGGDEYRLDARAVIDASGTWSTPNPAGADGLPAMGEKSAVDVLDYRIPDYRESKKYAGMHSVVVGSGHSAVTAVIALARIARREPDTKITWVLRRGSVGNTFGGGDADELPARGRLGSTAKEFVEAGLIDLVTGFRIERVSQDGDRVVLTSEDGRSLPAADHVAILTGFRPDLSFLSELRLGLDPTLEAPTRIAAEVDPNIHSCGSVAATGARDLAHPEKNFYLVGAKSYGRAPTFLAMTGYEQVRSVIAELSGDYEAAARVELVLPDTGVCGGAGLFDSTGASLGGACCAPPKQLIQLGRTATTV